In a single window of the Bactrocera dorsalis isolate Fly_Bdor chromosome 2, ASM2337382v1, whole genome shotgun sequence genome:
- the LOC105226370 gene encoding protein atonal: protein MKIEDNMSSSEIYRYYYKTSEDLQAFKSNANEMFFNPMAAYNPPPLVSANQHHHLLEQQQQQYNCAPNNNFLPTNGFITFEQASSDGWITSSPASHRSESPEYVDLNSIYANGAHSGAHPLHATVTQFGLHLESPPAPTTQLTGLPETPTASNSTKPNASKAQNTGATTKAKRSYTRRTPKAAPAPTASPSLPPITSDAIVSIATNAAAAISANPHVVTNTPYTHDFQSFDFDQAAALFDGDSVDDEDMDDHMLLFGGDDDFEAADGSFELADQSAGMQTKDDTAASTPPGAKKRRGKQISPVVKRKRRLAANARERRRMQNLNQAFDRLRQYLPCLGNDRQLSKHETLQMAQTYIAALGDLLR, encoded by the coding sequence atgaaaattgaaGACAACATGTCGTCCAGTGAAATATATCGTTACTATTATAAAACCTCTGAGGATTTGCAGGCATTCAAATCGAATGCGAACGAGATGTTCTTCAATCCGATGGCGGCGTATAATCCGCCACCGCTGGTGAGCGCCAATCAGCATCATCATCTTCtggagcagcaacaacaacagtacaaTTGTGCGCCCAACAACAATTTCTTGCCCACCAACGGTTTCATCACTTTCGAGCAGGCATCCTCCGACGGCTGGATTACTTCATCACCGGCGAGTCATCGCTCCGAAAGCCCAGAATATGTGGATCTCAATAGCATTTACGCTAATGGCGCGCATAGCGGCGCTCATCCATTGCACGCGACTGTCACACAATTCGGTTTACATTTGGAGTCGCCACCAGCGCCGACTACACAATTAACTGGCTTGCCAGAGACCCCAACAGCGTCAAATAGCACAAAACCGAATGCGTCCAAAGCGCAAAACACCGGTGCCACAACAAAAGCGAAACGTTCTTACACGCGCCGCACACCAAAAGCAGCACCAGCTCCAACCGCTTCACCTTCATTACCGCCAATTACCAGTGATGCGATCGTTTCCATTGCGACTAATGCTGCCGCCGCGATTAGCGCCAATCCGCACGTAGTTACCAATACGCCTTACACACACGACTTCCAAAGTTTCGATTTTGATCAAGCTGCTGCTTTATTTGATGGTGACAGCGTCGACGACGAAGATATGGACGATCATATGTTGCTCTTTGGCGGCGATGACGACTTCGAGGCCGCCGATGGTTCCTTCGAACTAGCTGATCAATCTGCCGGCATGCAAACTAAGGATGATACCGCAGCGTCTACACCACCCGGCGCTAAGAAGCGTCGTGGCAAGCAAATCTCACCGGTGGTCAAGCGTAAGCGTCGTTTAGCGGCCAATGCGCGTGAACGTCGCCGCATGCAGAATCTGAATCAGGCTTTCGATCGACTCCGCCAATATCTCCCATGTCTGGGCAATGATCGGCAGCTCTCCAAGCATGAGACACTGCAGATGGCTCAAACTTATATTGCGGCATTGGGCGATTTATTGCGCTAA